The following are encoded together in the Microterricola viridarii genome:
- a CDS encoding aspartate ammonia-lyase, producing MQASPGFRLESDSLGTVEVPENAYWGVHTKRALDNFPIAKRPISVYPDFVRALAQVKQACARANVEVGALSEEKGRWIDAACTRIIQGARHEEFVVGVIQGGAGTSTNMNANEVITNLALEIAGYEKGRYDILHPIDDVNRSQSTNDTYPTAIKVGLAFSLRHLTLELSLLQDSFSKKSEEFTHVLKVGRTQLQDAVPMTLGQEFHGFATTLGEDYDRLTETLWLLAEVNLGATAIGTGITADPGYAAAAVRHLSEITGLKIESAPDLIESTSDAGAFMSFSGSLKRSAIKLSKICNDLRLLSSGPQAGFGEINLPPMQAGSSIMPGKVNPVIPEAVSQVAYAIAGNDVAITMAAEAGQLQLNAFEPVIAHSLFQGLAWMTQACWTLRVNCVDGITANEDRLEAMVASSVGVITALIPFIGYTEAAKIAKVALSTGHPVADLVVAAGLMSREAVTEQLQPSKLSGMDAAASVLVTDLQGEPSE from the coding sequence ATGCAGGCAAGCCCCGGATTCCGTTTGGAGAGCGATTCGCTCGGAACCGTCGAGGTTCCCGAAAACGCGTATTGGGGTGTGCACACCAAGCGGGCCCTGGACAACTTCCCGATCGCGAAGCGCCCCATCTCGGTCTACCCCGACTTCGTGCGCGCACTGGCCCAGGTCAAGCAGGCCTGTGCCCGTGCCAACGTCGAGGTCGGCGCGCTGAGCGAGGAGAAGGGCCGTTGGATCGACGCCGCCTGCACCCGCATCATTCAGGGTGCACGCCACGAAGAGTTCGTCGTCGGCGTCATCCAGGGCGGCGCCGGCACCTCGACCAACATGAACGCCAACGAGGTCATCACCAACCTCGCGCTCGAGATCGCCGGCTACGAGAAGGGCCGCTACGACATCCTGCACCCGATCGATGATGTCAACCGCAGCCAGTCGACCAACGACACGTACCCGACGGCGATCAAGGTCGGCCTGGCGTTCTCGCTGCGCCACCTGACTCTCGAGCTCAGCCTGCTGCAGGACTCCTTCTCAAAGAAGAGCGAAGAGTTCACGCACGTGCTGAAGGTCGGCCGCACCCAGCTGCAGGATGCCGTTCCGATGACGCTCGGCCAGGAGTTCCACGGCTTCGCCACCACCCTCGGTGAGGACTACGACCGCCTCACCGAGACGCTCTGGCTGCTCGCAGAGGTGAACCTCGGAGCGACCGCCATCGGCACCGGCATCACGGCCGACCCCGGCTACGCAGCCGCCGCCGTGCGCCACCTCAGCGAGATCACCGGGCTCAAGATCGAGAGCGCTCCCGACCTGATCGAGTCGACCAGCGACGCCGGCGCCTTCATGTCGTTCAGCGGTTCGCTCAAGCGCAGCGCCATCAAGCTGTCGAAGATCTGCAACGACCTGCGCCTGCTCTCCTCCGGCCCGCAGGCCGGCTTCGGTGAGATCAACCTGCCGCCGATGCAGGCCGGTTCGAGCATCATGCCCGGCAAGGTCAACCCGGTCATCCCGGAGGCCGTCAGCCAGGTGGCGTACGCCATCGCCGGCAACGACGTCGCCATCACCATGGCGGCGGAGGCCGGCCAGCTGCAGCTGAACGCCTTCGAGCCCGTCATCGCACACTCGCTGTTCCAGGGCCTGGCGTGGATGACGCAGGCCTGCTGGACGCTGCGCGTCAACTGCGTCGACGGCATCACCGCCAACGAGGACCGCCTCGAGGCCATGGTCGCCTCCAGCGTCGGCGTGATCACGGCGCTGATCCCGTTCATCGGCTACACCGAGGCGGCCAAGATCGCCAAGGTCGCGCTCAGCACGGGGCACCCGGTCGCCGACCTCGTGGTCGCCGCCGGTTTGATGTCGCGCGAGGCTGTGACCGAGCAGCTGCAGCCGAGCAAGCTCTCGGGCATGGATGCCGCGGCATCCGTCTTGGTCACCGACCTGCAGGGCGAGCCCTCCGAGTAG
- a CDS encoding L-fuconate dehydratase, translating to MSTIISVDTTDVRFPTSLQLDGSDAMNPDPDYSAAYLVIRTDAADGLEGHGFVFTIGRGNDVEVAAIDTLAGHLVGRNVEELLSDMGATSRLFMHDSQLRWLGPEKGVMHMAIGAVINALWDLRAKREGKPLWQLLAALSPEEIVDLVDFRYLTDALTPEEALQILRAAEPGRAEREAELLAKGYPGYTTSPGWLGYSDEKLARLCREAIAEGFTQIKLKVGADLDDDIRRLRIARETCGEGFPIAIDANQRWDVADAIAWVKALEQFDIKWVEEPTSPDDVLGHAAIARGIAPIPVATGEHAQNRIIFKQLLQADAIGFMQIDAARVGGVNENIANLLLAAKFGVPVCPHAGGVGLCEAVQHLSMFDYIAVSGSKEGRVIEFVDHLHEHFVTPVVMQGGSYMAPLAPGAGAEMHAASVAEYSFTR from the coding sequence ATGAGCACCATCATCAGCGTCGACACCACTGACGTGCGCTTTCCGACGTCTCTGCAGCTTGACGGCTCCGACGCCATGAACCCAGACCCGGACTATTCCGCGGCCTATCTCGTCATCCGCACGGATGCCGCTGACGGCCTCGAGGGGCACGGGTTCGTCTTCACCATCGGCCGTGGCAACGACGTGGAGGTGGCTGCGATCGACACGCTCGCCGGGCACCTCGTCGGCCGCAACGTCGAAGAGCTGCTCTCCGACATGGGCGCCACCTCCCGCCTGTTCATGCACGACTCGCAGCTGCGCTGGCTCGGCCCGGAGAAGGGCGTCATGCACATGGCGATCGGCGCCGTGATCAACGCGCTCTGGGACCTCCGCGCCAAGCGTGAGGGCAAGCCGCTCTGGCAGCTGCTGGCCGCGCTCAGCCCGGAAGAGATCGTCGACCTCGTCGACTTCCGCTACCTGACCGACGCGCTCACCCCGGAGGAGGCGCTGCAGATCCTGCGCGCCGCAGAGCCCGGCCGCGCCGAGCGCGAGGCCGAGCTGCTCGCCAAGGGCTACCCGGGATACACGACCAGCCCCGGCTGGCTCGGCTACTCCGACGAGAAGCTCGCCCGGCTCTGCCGCGAGGCCATCGCAGAGGGTTTCACCCAGATCAAGCTCAAGGTGGGGGCCGACCTCGACGACGACATCCGCCGACTGCGCATTGCCCGCGAGACCTGCGGCGAGGGTTTCCCCATCGCCATCGACGCCAACCAGCGCTGGGATGTCGCCGACGCCATCGCCTGGGTGAAGGCGCTGGAGCAGTTCGACATCAAGTGGGTCGAAGAGCCCACCAGCCCGGACGACGTGCTCGGCCACGCCGCAATCGCCCGCGGCATCGCGCCTATCCCGGTCGCCACCGGCGAGCACGCCCAGAACCGCATCATCTTCAAGCAGCTGCTGCAGGCGGATGCCATCGGCTTCATGCAGATCGACGCTGCCCGCGTCGGCGGCGTGAACGAGAACATCGCGAACCTGCTTCTGGCCGCCAAGTTCGGCGTTCCGGTCTGCCCGCACGCCGGCGGCGTCGGTCTCTGCGAGGCCGTGCAGCACCTGAGCATGTTCGACTACATCGCGGTCTCCGGCAGCAAGGAGGGCCGGGTGATCGAGTTCGTCGACCACCTGCACGAGCACTTCGTCACACCCGTCGTGATGCAGGGCGGAAGCTACATGGCGCCGCTCGCGCCCGGTGCCGGTGCCGAGATGCACGCGGCATCCGTCGCGGAGTACAGCTTCACCCGCTGA
- a CDS encoding fumarylacetoacetate hydrolase family protein, giving the protein MKFAHLRFDGQSTPRLAVTLGSGALFLDEVMDEAPADLQALIERGEPGLAHVRAVVDQAVAQRVSLTPLDELRHASAVLRPPHILAVGANYAAHASELKLRSETAMTVFALWPNSLTAHEATTTWPGEISQQVDYEAELGVIIGKPAKDVSVRDALDYVWGYTVVNDITARDIQFSEAQWSRCKSFDGFTPTGPVVVTADEVPDPQDLWLTTNVDGHILQDASSGEMVRSVAEIISYLSRSATLPAGTLISTGSPGGAGYSRKPPIFLRDGSTVTVSIGGIGYLTTHCQVI; this is encoded by the coding sequence GTGAAGTTTGCGCATTTGAGGTTCGACGGCCAGTCCACCCCGCGTCTCGCGGTGACCCTCGGCAGCGGGGCGCTCTTCCTCGACGAGGTGATGGACGAGGCCCCCGCCGACCTGCAGGCGCTCATCGAGCGCGGCGAGCCCGGGCTCGCCCACGTGCGCGCCGTCGTCGACCAGGCCGTCGCCCAGCGCGTCTCGCTCACTCCCCTCGACGAACTGCGGCACGCATCCGCGGTGCTGCGCCCGCCGCACATCCTCGCCGTCGGCGCCAACTATGCCGCCCACGCTAGCGAGCTGAAGCTGCGCAGCGAGACCGCGATGACCGTGTTCGCGCTCTGGCCGAACTCGCTCACCGCGCACGAGGCCACCACCACGTGGCCCGGCGAGATCTCCCAGCAGGTCGACTACGAGGCCGAGCTCGGCGTGATCATCGGCAAGCCGGCCAAGGACGTGTCGGTGCGCGACGCCCTCGACTACGTCTGGGGCTACACGGTCGTCAACGACATCACCGCCCGCGACATCCAGTTCAGCGAGGCGCAGTGGTCCAGGTGCAAGTCCTTCGACGGCTTCACGCCCACAGGCCCCGTCGTCGTCACGGCCGATGAGGTGCCGGACCCTCAGGACCTCTGGCTGACCACGAACGTCGATGGCCACATCCTGCAGGACGCCTCCAGCGGCGAGATGGTGCGCTCCGTCGCCGAGATCATCTCCTACCTGTCTCGCTCGGCCACGCTCCCGGCCGGCACGCTCATCTCCACCGGCAGCCCAGGCGGCGCCGGCTACTCCCGCAAGCCCCCGATCTTCCTCCGCGACGGCTCGACCGTCACGGTGTCGATCGGTGGAATCGGCTACCTGACGACGCACTGCCAGGTCATCTAG
- a CDS encoding SDR family oxidoreductase yields the protein MQEQRSILVLGGTGYIGGRLVPRLLEHGHRVRVLARSAQKLTDVPWRERVEVVEGDLLRPADVEAACAGIDVVVYLVHSLSASGSFEQTELQTADNVADAARAAGVKRIVYLGGLHPDSAELSRHLRSRKAVGELFLDSGVPTIALQAGIVIGSGSASFEMIRHLTEVLPYMPAPRWVRNKVQPIAVRDVLHYLLGAVEAPGTINRTFDIGGPDVLRYGQMMNGYAVEAGLPQRPIAALPVFTPWLASQWVNLVTPIPRRLAVPIIESLQYDCVVREHDIDAVIPPPPGGLTGYRRAVRLALAKMRAGEVETSWHGASLDDAPADALPSDPDWAGHTVFIDEKHRTTSAGVDELWSVIEGIGGENGWYSFPLAWAIRGWLDKLVGGVGLDRGRRHTARLQTGDALDFWRVEQIQRGSRLRLRAEMRMPGRGWLELETRDAGDHRVYRQRAVYFPQGLAGRLYWYLLVPFHGVIFTGMANRVVLEAEARTRRNREGGQGA from the coding sequence ATGCAGGAGCAACGAAGCATTCTGGTGCTGGGCGGCACGGGCTACATCGGCGGGCGCCTCGTGCCCCGACTGCTCGAGCACGGGCACCGGGTGCGGGTGCTCGCGCGCTCGGCCCAGAAGCTCACCGACGTGCCTTGGCGCGAGCGCGTCGAGGTGGTGGAGGGCGACCTCCTGCGCCCCGCGGATGTCGAGGCGGCCTGCGCCGGCATCGACGTTGTCGTCTACCTGGTCCACTCCCTCTCGGCCAGCGGGTCGTTCGAGCAGACCGAGTTGCAGACGGCCGACAACGTGGCGGACGCGGCGCGGGCGGCCGGCGTAAAACGCATCGTGTACCTCGGCGGCCTGCACCCGGATTCCGCCGAGCTGTCGCGGCACCTGCGCTCGCGCAAGGCCGTCGGCGAGCTGTTCCTGGACTCCGGGGTGCCGACGATCGCGCTGCAGGCCGGCATCGTGATCGGCTCCGGCTCGGCATCCTTCGAGATGATCAGGCACCTGACGGAGGTGCTGCCGTACATGCCGGCCCCGCGCTGGGTGCGCAACAAGGTGCAGCCGATCGCCGTGCGCGATGTGCTGCACTACCTGCTCGGCGCTGTCGAGGCGCCCGGCACCATCAACCGCACCTTCGACATCGGCGGGCCGGACGTGCTGCGCTACGGCCAGATGATGAACGGCTACGCGGTGGAGGCCGGGCTGCCGCAGCGACCGATCGCGGCGCTGCCCGTGTTCACGCCGTGGCTGGCCTCGCAGTGGGTGAACCTGGTCACGCCGATCCCCCGCCGGCTCGCCGTGCCGATCATCGAATCGCTGCAGTATGACTGCGTGGTGCGCGAGCACGACATTGACGCGGTGATCCCGCCGCCACCGGGCGGCCTCACCGGCTACCGGCGGGCGGTGCGGCTCGCACTGGCGAAGATGCGGGCCGGCGAGGTGGAGACATCCTGGCACGGCGCCAGCCTGGACGACGCCCCGGCCGACGCTTTGCCGAGCGACCCAGATTGGGCCGGTCACACCGTGTTCATCGATGAGAAGCACCGCACGACGTCCGCCGGCGTCGATGAACTCTGGTCGGTGATCGAGGGCATCGGCGGTGAGAACGGCTGGTATTCCTTCCCGCTGGCCTGGGCGATCCGCGGGTGGTTGGACAAACTCGTCGGCGGGGTGGGCCTGGACCGCGGGCGCCGGCACACCGCCCGACTGCAGACCGGCGACGCCCTCGACTTCTGGCGGGTCGAGCAGATCCAACGCGGGTCGCGGCTGCGGCTGCGCGCCGAGATGCGGATGCCTGGTCGGGGTTGGCTGGAGCTGGAGACCCGGGATGCCGGCGACCACCGGGTGTACCGGCAGCGCGCGGTCTACTTCCCGCAGGGGCTGGCGGGACGGCTGTACTGGTACTTGCTCGTTCCGTTCCACGGCGTGATCTTCACGGGCATGGCGAACCGGGTCGTGCTGGAGGCCGAGGCGCGCACAAGGCGAAACAGAGAAGGCGGCCAGGGGGCGTGA
- a CDS encoding DNA-3-methyladenine glycosylase 2 family protein → MTQATGEQEAALFAERYRAMSSRDARFDGQFITGVHSTGIYCRPSCPATTPKAVNVSFYLTAAAAHEAGLRACKRCLPDAVPGSPEWNVRDDLAARAMRLIADGEVERSGVPGLAARLGYTPRHLGRVLQQELGAGPLALARAQRAQTARELLVNTLLPLSDIAFAAGFGSVRQFNETVVAVYQQTPSELRLRGARRRSHSPVPSAAATLSADAPMEPGTSVSLRLPARAPFDGAGVFGFLGVRAVAGVETYDGRVYRRALRLPTGTATVALSLDGTPAAPFVRCEATLDELSDLAPLVSRVRRLLDLDADAAAIDAALAADPALAPAVAAVPGIRVPGSMSPEETLFRALIGQQISVAAAHTMLGRLAAALGDRLPVERGGWTLFPTAAQIAAGGRDVLRGPVARIDTIVRVAEALAGGELRLDVGESAEQLMAQLTAMKGIGPWTAGYVAMRVLGSPDVLLTSDLAIRQGAARLGLPDAAAPLAAHGAAWAPWRSYAGMHLWRALAG, encoded by the coding sequence ATGACACAGGCAACGGGCGAGCAGGAGGCGGCGCTCTTCGCCGAGCGCTACCGCGCCATGAGCTCGCGGGACGCCCGCTTCGACGGGCAGTTCATCACCGGCGTGCACTCCACCGGCATCTACTGCCGACCCAGCTGCCCGGCGACGACGCCGAAGGCCGTGAATGTCTCGTTCTACCTGACCGCCGCCGCTGCGCACGAGGCGGGGCTGCGCGCCTGCAAGCGCTGCCTGCCGGATGCCGTGCCCGGCTCGCCCGAGTGGAATGTGCGTGACGACCTCGCCGCCCGTGCCATGCGCCTCATCGCCGATGGCGAGGTGGAGCGCAGCGGGGTGCCGGGGCTCGCTGCCCGGCTCGGCTACACGCCGCGCCACCTCGGCCGGGTTCTGCAGCAGGAGCTCGGCGCCGGCCCGCTCGCCTTGGCCAGGGCGCAGCGCGCGCAGACGGCCCGTGAGCTGCTCGTCAACACGCTGCTGCCGCTCAGCGACATCGCGTTCGCGGCTGGCTTCGGCAGCGTGCGCCAGTTCAACGAGACGGTCGTGGCCGTGTACCAGCAGACGCCGAGCGAGCTGCGGTTGCGCGGGGCGCGCCGTCGGAGCCACTCCCCCGTGCCAAGTGCCGCCGCGACGCTCTCAGCCGATGCACCGATGGAACCCGGAACGAGCGTGTCGTTGCGGCTGCCGGCGCGGGCGCCTTTCGACGGGGCTGGCGTGTTCGGGTTCCTCGGCGTGCGCGCCGTGGCCGGGGTGGAGACGTACGACGGTCGGGTGTACCGGCGCGCACTGCGACTGCCGACCGGCACGGCGACCGTCGCGCTGAGCCTGGACGGCACGCCGGCCGCGCCGTTCGTCCGCTGCGAAGCGACGCTGGACGAGCTGAGCGACCTGGCCCCGCTCGTGTCGCGGGTGCGCCGCCTGCTCGACCTCGACGCGGATGCCGCCGCGATCGATGCCGCCTTGGCCGCCGACCCGGCGCTCGCGCCTGCGGTGGCTGCGGTGCCGGGCATCCGGGTGCCCGGCAGCATGAGCCCGGAGGAGACCCTGTTCCGTGCCCTGATCGGCCAGCAGATCTCGGTGGCCGCCGCGCACACGATGCTGGGCCGGCTGGCGGCGGCGCTGGGCGACCGGCTGCCGGTCGAGCGCGGCGGGTGGACGCTGTTCCCGACCGCCGCGCAAATCGCGGCCGGCGGGCGCGACGTGCTGCGCGGCCCGGTCGCCCGCATCGACACCATCGTGCGGGTGGCGGAGGCCCTGGCGGGCGGCGAACTGCGGCTCGACGTCGGCGAGAGCGCCGAGCAGTTGATGGCCCAGCTGACCGCGATGAAGGGCATCGGCCCGTGGACGGCCGGGTACGTGGCCATGCGGGTGCTCGGCAGCCCAGATGTGCTGCTGACCAGCGACCTCGCCATCCGCCAGGGCGCGGCCCGCCTGGGTCTGCCGGATGCCGCGGCGCCCCTCGCCGCGCACGGAGCCGCCTGGGCGCCCTGGCGAAGCTACGCCGGCATGCACCTCTGGCGGGCGCTCGCCGGCTGA
- a CDS encoding ribonuclease catalytic domain-containing protein — protein sequence MPARRPHIAASAAQTELASSLAALRVALELPGAFPADAAAEAERAAASAALRIAPPGVVDLTTVVDLTAVLDLTAVEFITIDPPGTTDLDQALHIEPADAEHGGFRVRYAIADLPALVAPGGAVDREARRRGQTLYAADGRIPLHPPVISEGAASLLPGADRRAFVWDFTLDARGEVQSATVFRAVVRSRARLSYAEAQAAIDDGAGDGAGDGTAAGTGDGTAAPSLALLKSVGLARIEQERLRGGASLNAPDEEIVLGPTGYTLERRRSLPVEEWNAQLSLLTGMAAARIMLDGGVGILRTMPAPGPEEFATFRLQTVALGLPWPAEQHYGDYLRDLQQDDPAALAVLQAATTLFRGAGYQAFDVERGLPAPADPVQSAIAAPYAHTTAPLRRLVDRWSLVICAALCAGEPVPGWARDSLGELPGIMGRAAGSRPNWIPPR from the coding sequence ATGCCGGCCCGCCGCCCTCATATCGCTGCATCCGCCGCCCAGACGGAGCTCGCCTCCTCGCTGGCGGCGCTGCGGGTCGCCCTCGAGCTGCCTGGCGCGTTTCCGGCGGATGCCGCGGCCGAGGCGGAGCGGGCCGCGGCGAGCGCCGCACTGCGGATTGCTCCCCCGGGTGTTGTCGACCTGACGACGGTTGTCGACCTGACGGCGGTTCTCGACCTGACGGCGGTCGAGTTCATCACGATCGACCCGCCGGGCACGACCGACCTGGACCAGGCGTTGCACATCGAGCCGGCGGACGCGGAGCACGGCGGCTTCCGGGTGCGATACGCGATCGCCGACCTGCCGGCGCTCGTTGCGCCCGGCGGGGCCGTTGACCGCGAGGCGCGCCGGCGCGGGCAGACGCTCTACGCCGCCGACGGCCGCATCCCGCTGCACCCGCCGGTGATCAGCGAGGGCGCCGCCTCGCTGCTGCCGGGCGCCGACCGCCGCGCCTTCGTCTGGGACTTCACGCTCGACGCGCGCGGTGAAGTGCAGAGCGCCACCGTGTTCCGGGCGGTGGTGCGTTCCCGCGCCCGGCTGAGCTACGCAGAGGCGCAGGCCGCCATTGATGACGGCGCGGGTGACGGCGCGGGTGACGGCACGGCGGCCGGCACGGGTGACGGCACGGCAGCGCCCTCGCTGGCCCTGCTCAAAAGCGTCGGCCTGGCCCGCATCGAGCAGGAGCGGCTGCGCGGCGGCGCCAGCCTGAACGCGCCGGACGAGGAGATCGTGCTCGGCCCGACCGGCTACACGCTGGAGCGGCGCCGGTCGCTGCCGGTCGAGGAGTGGAACGCGCAGCTGTCGCTGCTGACGGGCATGGCTGCGGCCCGCATCATGCTGGACGGCGGTGTCGGCATCCTGCGCACCATGCCGGCGCCCGGTCCGGAGGAGTTCGCGACGTTCCGGCTGCAGACGGTCGCGCTCGGCCTGCCCTGGCCAGCTGAGCAGCACTACGGCGACTACCTGCGCGACCTACAGCAGGATGACCCGGCGGCGCTCGCCGTGTTGCAGGCAGCGACGACCCTGTTCCGTGGTGCCGGCTACCAGGCCTTCGACGTCGAGCGTGGGTTGCCGGCCCCGGCCGACCCGGTGCAGTCGGCGATCGCGGCGCCCTACGCGCACACGACGGCGCCGCTGCGCCGCCTCGTCGACCGGTGGAGCCTCGTCATCTGTGCTGCACTCTGCGCGGGAGAGCCGGTGCCGGGGTGGGCGCGAGACTCGCTCGGGGAACTGCCCGGAATCATGGGGCGAGCGGCCGGCTCGCGGCCGAACTGGATTCCGCCTCGGTGA
- a CDS encoding proline--tRNA ligase — translation MITRLSNYFLRTLREDPSDAEVTSHRLLVRAGYIRRQAPGVFAWLPLGLRVKEKIERIVREEMNNAGAHEVHFPALLPREPFEITGRWEEYGEGLFRLKDRKGSDMLLAPTHEEAFTLLVKDLYNSYKDLPLSLYQIQDKYRDEARPRAGLLRGREFTMKDAYSFDYTDAGLDKSYQAQRDAYERIFTRLGLEYVIVKADAGAMGGSKSEEFLHPTPIGEDTFVRSAGGYAANVEAFTTLAPAPRSFEKLTPAEVLPTPDTATIQTLVDSANTNHPRPDGRLWTAADTLKNVVLALRYPDGTRELVVVGLPGDREVDQKRAEAAFAPAEVEPANEDDFKANPGLVKGYIGPWSPAGPVLGTESTTGIRYLIDPRVSEGSGWITGANDHGHHVFGLVAGRDFTADGTVEAAEVLAGDPAPDGSGPVELARGMEIGHVFQLGRKYAEALGLKVLDENGKLVTVTMGSYGIGVTRILAIIAELNNDENGLIWPKTVAPFDVHVVATGRDAAVFEAAETVAAALEAAGKDVLFDDRPKVSPGVKFGDAELIGVPTIVIAGRGVAEGVVEIWDRRTGERTPVAISEVVEALS, via the coding sequence GTGATTACACGCCTCTCGAACTATTTCCTCCGAACCCTTCGCGAAGACCCCTCTGACGCAGAGGTCACCAGCCACCGCCTCCTCGTGCGGGCCGGCTACATTCGCCGACAGGCACCAGGAGTGTTCGCGTGGCTTCCGCTGGGCCTGCGCGTCAAGGAGAAGATCGAACGCATCGTCCGCGAGGAGATGAACAACGCCGGGGCGCACGAGGTGCACTTCCCCGCGCTGCTGCCGCGCGAGCCCTTTGAGATCACCGGTCGCTGGGAGGAGTACGGCGAGGGTCTGTTCCGCCTGAAGGACCGCAAGGGCAGCGACATGCTGCTGGCCCCCACCCACGAGGAAGCTTTCACGCTGCTCGTGAAGGACCTCTACAACAGCTACAAAGACCTGCCGCTGTCGCTCTACCAGATCCAGGACAAGTACCGCGACGAGGCACGCCCCCGGGCCGGCCTGCTGCGCGGCCGCGAGTTCACCATGAAGGACGCCTACTCCTTCGACTACACGGACGCCGGCCTCGACAAGAGCTACCAGGCCCAGCGCGACGCCTACGAGCGCATCTTCACGCGCCTCGGCCTCGAGTACGTCATCGTCAAGGCGGATGCCGGCGCGATGGGCGGCTCCAAGAGCGAGGAGTTCCTGCACCCCACCCCCATCGGCGAGGACACCTTCGTGCGCTCTGCCGGAGGCTACGCGGCCAACGTCGAGGCATTCACGACGCTGGCCCCCGCGCCCCGCTCCTTCGAGAAGCTGACGCCGGCCGAGGTGCTGCCGACGCCGGACACCGCCACGATCCAGACCCTGGTCGACAGCGCCAACACGAACCACCCGCGCCCGGACGGCCGCCTGTGGACGGCCGCGGACACGCTGAAGAACGTCGTGCTGGCCCTCCGCTACCCGGATGGCACGCGTGAGCTCGTCGTGGTCGGCCTGCCCGGCGACCGCGAGGTCGACCAGAAGCGCGCGGAGGCGGCCTTCGCCCCGGCCGAGGTCGAGCCCGCCAACGAGGACGACTTCAAGGCGAACCCCGGCCTGGTCAAGGGCTACATCGGCCCGTGGTCGCCCGCCGGCCCCGTGCTCGGCACCGAGTCCACGACCGGCATTCGTTACCTCATCGACCCCCGCGTCTCCGAGGGTTCCGGCTGGATCACGGGCGCCAACGACCACGGCCACCACGTGTTCGGCCTGGTCGCCGGCCGCGACTTCACCGCCGACGGCACGGTCGAGGCGGCAGAGGTGCTCGCCGGTGACCCGGCCCCGGACGGCTCCGGCCCCGTCGAGCTCGCCCGCGGCATGGAGATCGGCCACGTCTTCCAGCTCGGCCGCAAGTACGCGGAGGCCCTCGGCCTCAAGGTGCTCGACGAGAACGGCAAGCTCGTCACCGTCACGATGGGCTCCTACGGCATCGGCGTCACCCGCATCCTCGCGATCATCGCCGAGCTGAACAACGACGAGAACGGCCTGATCTGGCCGAAGACGGTCGCTCCGTTCGACGTGCACGTGGTGGCCACCGGCCGCGACGCCGCCGTGTTCGAGGCCGCCGAGACGGTTGCCGCCGCGCTCGAGGCCGCCGGCAAGGACGTTCTGTTCGACGACCGCCCCAAGGTGTCGCCCGGCGTGAAGTTCGGCGACGCCGAACTGATTGGCGTGCCGACCATCGTCATCGCCGGCCGCGGTGTCGCAGAGGGCGTCGTCGAGATCTGGGACCGCCGCACGGGCGAGCGCACCCCGGTCGCGATCTCCGAGGTCGTCGAGGCACTCAGCTAG
- a CDS encoding FadR/GntR family transcriptional regulator: MAVTDEAILKIKEMIVSGDLGPGDRLPPEKELSEALGLSRSSLREAVKALEVIRVLDVRRGDGTYVTSLEPRLLLEAMSFVVDLHDDASILEIFAVRRILEPAATALAAGKLDPDAIAELKEMIAAVDDTTSVEGLVEHDLEFHRRIVTAAGNSYLSSLIDSLSSHTVRARIWRGVTQENAVDRTLHEHSGIVAALERGDAELAHALTVVHVSGVEQWLREAL, encoded by the coding sequence ATGGCTGTGACCGACGAAGCGATCCTCAAGATCAAGGAGATGATCGTCTCCGGCGATCTCGGCCCCGGCGACCGGCTGCCGCCGGAAAAGGAGCTGAGCGAAGCACTCGGCCTCTCCCGCAGCTCGCTGCGCGAGGCGGTCAAGGCCCTCGAGGTGATCCGCGTGCTCGACGTGCGCCGCGGCGACGGCACCTACGTCACCAGCCTGGAGCCGCGCCTCCTGTTGGAGGCCATGTCTTTCGTCGTCGACCTGCACGACGACGCATCCATCCTCGAGATCTTCGCCGTGCGCCGCATCCTCGAACCCGCCGCGACGGCTCTGGCCGCCGGCAAGCTCGACCCCGACGCCATCGCCGAGCTGAAGGAGATGATCGCCGCCGTCGACGACACCACCTCCGTCGAGGGCCTCGTCGAACACGACCTCGAGTTCCACCGGCGCATCGTCACCGCGGCAGGCAACAGCTACCTCTCCAGCCTCATCGACTCGCTCTCCAGCCACACCGTGCGCGCCCGCATCTGGCGCGGCGTCACGCAGGAGAACGCCGTCGACCGCACGCTGCACGAGCACTCCGGGATCGTCGCCGCACTGGAGCGCGGCGATGCCGAGCTGGCACACGCCCTCACCGTCGTGCACGTCAGCGGCGTCGAGCAGTGGCTGCGCGAGGCGCTCTAG